A stretch of bacterium DNA encodes these proteins:
- a CDS encoding recombinase family protein: MKIQKPLQVTPDEVAPIKYCLYARKSTEQEDKQALSIESQVKEMIILAEREGLEIVEIKRESHSSKEVGQRPVYNELINEIRQGKFNGILTWAPDRLSRNAGDLGSVVDLMDQKLLHEIRTYGQKFTNNPNEKFLLMILGSQAKLENDNKMVNVKRGLRARCEMGLWPSVPPTGYLSHSDRNKKCEVLPDEQRACVIKQMFEKVAYDGWSGRKLFKWLEEDIRFKTKHGKALTLSNVYIILKSTFYYGEFEYPKGSGQWYVGKHEPIITKDLYNQVQDKITNDHLTRTQDKEFAFTKMITCGLCGSGITADEKFKKLKDGTTNRYVYYGCTKFKDKDCPCGYIREEDLIEQLANILDTVSLDEIGMKYKIKTEIESHNEFQESVLGKEVKEKTKIKDVDIRNYAKHILRKRPLYEKRELLSHLRSKLVLNEKQIKIK; this comes from the coding sequence ATGAAAATACAAAAACCGCTACAAGTGACTCCTGACGAGGTCGCACCAATTAAGTACTGTCTTTACGCACGTAAATCAACCGAGCAAGAGGATAAGCAAGCATTATCAATAGAATCGCAGGTTAAAGAGATGATAATTCTAGCCGAGCGAGAGGGGTTGGAAATAGTCGAAATTAAGCGAGAATCGCACTCCTCCAAGGAGGTTGGGCAAAGACCTGTGTATAACGAGCTTATCAATGAAATCAGACAAGGCAAGTTCAACGGAATTCTGACATGGGCACCTGACAGGCTAAGTAGAAACGCTGGAGACCTAGGATCAGTAGTTGATCTTATGGATCAGAAGCTTCTACATGAAATAAGGACTTATGGACAGAAGTTTACAAATAATCCAAATGAAAAGTTCTTACTGATGATTCTTGGTTCACAAGCAAAGCTTGAGAATGACAACAAGATGGTAAATGTGAAGCGAGGACTTAGAGCGAGGTGTGAGATGGGACTATGGCCGTCCGTTCCCCCAACTGGGTACCTAAGCCACTCTGATAGAAATAAAAAATGTGAAGTATTACCTGATGAACAGAGAGCTTGTGTGATTAAACAAATGTTTGAAAAAGTTGCATACGATGGATGGTCAGGTCGAAAACTTTTCAAGTGGTTAGAAGAAGATATACGATTTAAGACAAAACATGGAAAAGCACTGACATTGAGTAATGTATACATAATTCTCAAAAGTACCTTCTACTATGGTGAGTTTGAATATCCAAAAGGAAGTGGACAATGGTATGTAGGAAAACATGAGCCAATCATAACCAAAGATTTATATAACCAAGTACAGGATAAGATAACAAATGATCACTTAACGAGAACCCAAGATAAAGAGTTTGCGTTTACTAAGATGATCACCTGTGGACTATGTGGATCAGGAATTACCGCTGATGAGAAATTCAAGAAACTCAAAGACGGAACAACAAACAGATACGTATATTATGGATGTACAAAGTTTAAAGATAAGGATTGTCCGTGTGGATACATACGAGAAGAAGACCTAATCGAACAGTTGGCAAATATATTAGATACAGTTTCGTTAGATGAAATAGGTATGAAATATAAGATCAAAACTGAAATTGAGTCACACAACGAATTTCAAGAGTCAGTATTAGGAAAGGAGGTGAAAGAGAAAACAAAGATTAAAGATGTTGATATAAGAAACTATGCAAAGCATATTTTGCGGAAGAGACCACTGTACGAAAAGAGAGAACTACTAAGTCATTTAAGAAGTAAATTGGTACTAAACGAAAAACAAATTAAGATTAAATAA
- a CDS encoding type I restriction endonuclease subunit R — MKNLNENNLTEQSLIEWLQDQGYEYVYGPDINPGQPHAEREDFRGVVLKDRLLGAVRRINPQIPADQAEIVVKEISDYHHNDPMLGNKEFYSWLVNGKKTTWRENGEEKTDLVKLLDFKNGDNNEFLVVNQFTVQGIDTTNRFDVVIFINGLPVGLFELKSAVHGSVTIGEAYRQIERYKKEIPKLFLYNQIIGLSDLINARHGTISSSWERYGTWKGITTPIDAPKNTNQLEVLTKGLFERTRLLDVLQNFFVFEADGDGEAVTFTKKMCLYHQYYGVNTTVESTLRAVRGEQDRKIGVFWHTQGSGKSLSMVFYVNKTKNIEELKSPAYLFLTDREDLDDQLYKTFKRTGYDNLAKRACSILDLQKRLKNIGSELIFTTIQKFQDDPDAKNVLSERENLIVLTDEAHRTQYSVFAGAVRQALPNASFLGVTGTPISQNDKDTFAVFGPIVSSYKIGQAVEDGATVPIYYEGRLVPLHLADKFVDSKLDDILGEIVVEEKAKARKEWAVLEEVVGSQSRIEQVAKDIVYHFNNRPISGKAMVVTMSRRIAVSIYREIQKIVGAPECAVVISNSEEFANEIQSERDMKKLEKRFKKTNDSLKIAIVCDMWLTGFDVPNLHTMYLDKPLKNHGLMQAIARVNRVYKDKPGGLIVDYIGIAENLKKALAMYDSDIQNNALLPLDEIISEMNHSHAEAVGFLYGVNFSGWRNLKGIELSNLLQESINAVISKDERLSDDQKMAYIGVVSKLSKLHALVMPSTPAMNIITDIQFLQAVKESINKQTVVPKAVFPEETESAIRSLVHDAIQAEDIINLFSTNGDSKSISIFDSKFVEEIKKVRFQNFAVDAVRKLLDQEIISRMKMNKARYETMLTLLTDLIEKYENNVISSAEIIKRLLEIADEIKKLDEESQSLGLSPEEITFYDTLQTDPDLKKSGIDIKDFVKELTKRIRRDLTIDWTNNETIKARIRQNVRLLLIQKGITEIMQTERLIESIYMETVRVYREFQPV; from the coding sequence ATGAAAAACTTAAACGAAAACAATTTAACAGAACAATCACTCATTGAATGGCTACAAGATCAAGGTTATGAGTATGTATACGGTCCGGATATTAATCCTGGGCAACCTCATGCAGAACGTGAGGATTTTCGGGGTGTAGTTTTAAAAGATCGTCTTCTTGGTGCTGTTCGCAGAATTAATCCTCAAATTCCCGCTGATCAAGCAGAGATTGTAGTAAAAGAAATTTCTGATTATCACCATAATGATCCGATGCTTGGGAATAAGGAGTTTTATTCATGGCTCGTGAATGGCAAAAAAACAACATGGAGAGAAAACGGCGAAGAAAAAACAGATTTAGTTAAACTTCTTGATTTTAAAAATGGAGATAACAATGAATTCTTGGTGGTCAATCAATTTACTGTACAAGGAATAGATACTACAAATCGCTTTGATGTGGTTATTTTTATCAACGGTTTACCTGTTGGCTTGTTTGAACTTAAAAGTGCTGTTCATGGATCTGTAACTATCGGTGAAGCATACCGTCAAATTGAAAGATACAAGAAAGAAATACCTAAGCTTTTTTTATACAATCAAATAATTGGCCTCTCTGATCTTATTAATGCACGACATGGGACTATCTCATCTTCATGGGAAAGATATGGAACGTGGAAAGGAATCACAACGCCTATTGATGCTCCAAAGAATACTAATCAGCTAGAAGTACTAACTAAAGGATTATTTGAACGAACACGACTATTGGATGTTTTACAAAACTTCTTTGTTTTTGAAGCGGATGGAGATGGTGAAGCTGTAACATTCACAAAAAAGATGTGTTTGTACCATCAATACTACGGAGTAAATACAACAGTTGAAAGCACACTTCGTGCTGTGCGTGGAGAACAAGATCGTAAGATTGGAGTCTTTTGGCACACACAAGGATCTGGTAAATCACTCTCTATGGTTTTTTATGTAAACAAGACTAAGAATATTGAAGAATTGAAAAGTCCTGCGTATTTATTTTTGACGGATCGTGAAGACTTAGATGATCAGCTATATAAAACATTCAAAAGAACTGGTTATGACAATCTTGCAAAGAGAGCATGTAGTATTCTTGATTTACAAAAGAGATTAAAAAACATTGGTAGTGAACTCATTTTTACTACAATACAGAAGTTTCAAGATGATCCTGATGCAAAGAATGTCCTATCAGAAAGAGAGAACCTTATTGTTCTTACGGATGAAGCTCATCGTACTCAGTACAGTGTCTTTGCTGGTGCAGTAAGACAGGCTTTGCCAAATGCGAGCTTTTTGGGTGTGACAGGAACACCGATATCGCAAAACGATAAGGATACTTTTGCAGTATTCGGTCCAATTGTTAGTTCATACAAAATTGGACAAGCAGTAGAAGATGGTGCGACCGTTCCTATTTATTATGAAGGACGCCTGGTTCCACTTCATCTAGCGGATAAATTCGTTGATTCAAAACTTGATGATATTTTGGGAGAAATTGTTGTAGAAGAAAAAGCAAAAGCTCGAAAAGAATGGGCAGTGCTTGAAGAAGTAGTGGGATCACAAAGTCGTATTGAGCAAGTTGCAAAAGATATTGTATATCACTTTAATAATCGACCTATTAGTGGTAAGGCTATGGTGGTAACAATGAGTCGTCGTATTGCAGTATCAATCTATAGAGAAATACAGAAAATTGTTGGAGCACCAGAATGTGCTGTGGTTATTTCAAATAGTGAAGAATTTGCGAATGAGATACAGTCAGAACGTGATATGAAGAAGCTCGAGAAGCGATTCAAGAAAACAAATGATTCACTCAAGATCGCAATTGTGTGTGATATGTGGCTTACTGGTTTCGATGTGCCAAATCTGCATACTATGTATTTGGATAAGCCATTAAAGAACCACGGACTTATGCAAGCAATTGCTCGTGTAAATCGTGTATACAAAGACAAGCCGGGTGGATTGATCGTTGACTATATCGGTATCGCTGAAAATCTAAAGAAAGCTCTCGCGATGTATGATTCTGATATACAGAACAATGCTTTACTACCACTTGATGAAATTATTTCTGAAATGAATCATTCTCATGCAGAAGCGGTTGGTTTTTTGTATGGAGTAAATTTCAGTGGATGGAGAAATCTTAAGGGAATCGAACTTTCTAATCTTCTTCAAGAATCAATCAATGCGGTTATTTCAAAGGACGAGCGTCTTTCTGATGACCAAAAGATGGCATATATTGGAGTTGTATCTAAACTATCAAAACTTCATGCTCTTGTAATGCCCTCAACTCCTGCAATGAATATTATTACCGACATTCAGTTTCTACAGGCAGTAAAAGAAAGTATTAATAAACAAACAGTTGTACCTAAGGCGGTATTTCCAGAAGAGACGGAAAGTGCTATTCGTAGTCTTGTGCATGATGCGATACAAGCGGAAGATATTATTAATCTGTTCTCTACAAACGGAGATTCTAAAAGTATTTCAATCTTTGATTCGAAGTTTGTGGAAGAAATTAAAAAAGTTAGATTCCAAAACTTTGCTGTAGATGCAGTTCGCAAACTACTTGATCAAGAAATTATTTCTCGTATGAAAATGAACAAGGCTCGTTATGAGACTATGCTTACACTCCTTACTGATCTTATTGAGAAATACGAAAATAATGTAATCAGTTCCGCTGAGATTATCAAAAGACTTTTGGAAATTGCTGATGAGATCAAGAAACTTGATGAAGAGAGCCAATCACTCGGACTCTCACCTGAAGAAATAACTTTCTACGATACTCTTCAGACAGATCCTGATCTTAAAAAATCTGGAATAGATATCAAAGACTTTGTAAAAGAACTTACAAAGCGTATCCGTCGAGACTTAACTATTGATTGGACAAATAATGAAACTATTAAAGCTCGAATTCGTCAGAATGTAAGACTTCTTTTGATTCAAAAAGGAATTACAGAAATTATGCAAACGGAACGTTTAATTGAATCTATTTATATGGAAACAGTTCGTGTCTATCGAGAATTTCAGCCAGTTTAG
- a CDS encoding restriction endonuclease subunit S: MTKLLEQINIEKTAHQISDLMEIKYGFGLPERNRVMGAIPVYASSGLVGFHNESKVKKPSIIIGRKGNVGSLSYSEKESYPIDTVFYVDEVSEDFDLKYVYYLLQRINLPRYGGDSAVPGLNRDTIYSISVETPCKETQKRIASILSAYDKKIENNNIIIKNLETTAQTIFNEWLIDFKFPGYENVKMVESDLGEIPEGWEVKRLDKIADFLNGVASQKYPAERQEDSFPVIKIREMNSGIDKSSDRATKNIDTKYIIKKGDILFAWSGSLSVMVWIGEDGILNQHIFKVTSQYYPKWFVYQYLQRHLQEFKAIAEGKATTMGHIQRHHISDALVLIPNESLLRKADKILSNLFEKQISLYVENISLRSQRDQLLAKLI; the protein is encoded by the coding sequence ATGACTAAATTATTGGAACAAATAAATATTGAAAAAACAGCACATCAAATTTCTGATTTGATGGAAATTAAATATGGTTTTGGATTACCTGAACGTAATCGAGTAATGGGTGCTATTCCTGTTTATGCATCAAGTGGTTTAGTAGGTTTTCATAATGAATCAAAGGTAAAAAAACCATCCATAATAATTGGTCGTAAAGGAAATGTCGGATCGTTATCATATTCAGAAAAGGAATCATATCCAATAGATACAGTTTTCTATGTCGATGAAGTTTCTGAAGATTTTGATTTAAAGTATGTTTACTATCTTCTACAAAGAATTAATCTACCTAGATATGGAGGCGATTCTGCTGTTCCTGGTTTAAATCGAGATACTATTTACAGTATTAGTGTAGAAACACCATGTAAAGAAACTCAAAAAAGGATTGCCTCTATTTTGAGTGCTTATGATAAAAAAATAGAAAATAATAATATTATTATAAAAAATCTTGAAACAACAGCCCAGACTATTTTTAATGAATGGCTTATTGATTTCAAATTTCCAGGGTATGAGAATGTGAAAATGGTTGAGAGTGATTTAGGAGAAATTCCTGAAGGGTGGGAGGTTAAAAGATTAGATAAAATAGCTGATTTTTTAAATGGAGTTGCTTCACAAAAATATCCAGCTGAAAGACAGGAAGATTCATTTCCTGTTATCAAAATACGAGAGATGAATTCCGGTATTGATAAAAGTTCTGATCGAGCAACTAAAAATATAGACACAAAATACATTATCAAAAAGGGAGATATCTTGTTTGCTTGGTCTGGGAGTCTTTCTGTAATGGTGTGGATTGGTGAAGATGGAATTTTGAATCAGCATATATTCAAAGTCACTTCGCAGTATTACCCAAAATGGTTTGTGTATCAATATTTACAAAGACACCTTCAAGAATTTAAAGCGATTGCAGAAGGAAAAGCTACGACTATGGGTCACATACAAAGACACCATATAAGTGACGCATTAGTTCTAATACCTAATGAATCCTTACTCAGAAAAGCTGACAAAATTCTAAGTAACTTATTTGAAAAACAAATATCGTTATATGTTGAAAACATTTCTCTAAGGTCACAAAGAGATCAATTATTGGCAAAATTAATTTAG
- a CDS encoding AAA family ATPase produces the protein MYYSNFKIKKYKGIKELNLNVNFPVDSKIFTLVGLNESGKTTILEAIYNLSNEALMDQRHNLIPKSDTASFTGATEIIATINFSSDDVVEIKKYINTNITKYVDFKFPENLKIYRYYNFDRAIPTTTEIKFGLDIEGQKKKGGKFIELPLNEKQQIYKHIKEEFLPEVIYYPDFLAKFPERIYLEPNTVSSTEMQYYNIIQDVLSTINGTFTVEETILNNLKNKSTAANKQALEKTESLMAAKISKVVFSAWGKFSKIGKKEIIVSTDIDPEGRSYLELRLKEGVDTFSISERSLGFRWFFTFLLFTEFRKERISSSGEILFLLDEPASNLHSTAQKNLLSTFSEITKKSKLIYTTHSHHLINPEWLSGAYIVRNKALNYNDEVSFDASQTDVEAIQYKKFVAENPSDAAYFQPILDVLEYQPGLLEEVPPIIITEGKNDYYSLKYICKVILKLQNFNFYPGTGASKLDQPIALYVSWGRNFVGLLDADKEGKLQKKRYLKEFGVDIHNRIFDLSDIDISFDKCSCEELFSKTEKLGITKYFDPKSTVYEKSKFNSGIQMLLAENKEFEISNETKNKFLKIFNFLSEKIN, from the coding sequence ATGTACTATTCAAATTTTAAAATAAAAAAATATAAGGGCATTAAAGAACTAAATCTTAATGTTAATTTTCCTGTTGATTCAAAAATTTTTACTTTAGTTGGTTTAAACGAGAGTGGTAAGACAACTATTCTAGAGGCTATTTATAATCTTTCCAATGAAGCACTCATGGATCAACGACATAATCTCATACCAAAATCTGATACTGCAAGCTTTACTGGTGCCACTGAAATAATAGCAACAATAAATTTTTCATCAGATGATGTTGTAGAAATTAAAAAATATATAAATACAAATATTACAAAGTACGTTGATTTCAAATTCCCTGAAAATTTAAAAATTTATCGATATTATAATTTTGATCGAGCTATTCCAACTACTACTGAAATTAAATTCGGATTAGATATTGAAGGACAAAAGAAAAAAGGTGGTAAATTTATCGAGTTACCATTAAATGAAAAGCAACAAATTTATAAACATATAAAAGAAGAATTTTTACCAGAAGTAATATATTATCCAGACTTCTTGGCGAAGTTTCCAGAGAGGATATATCTCGAACCTAATACAGTATCTTCTACAGAGATGCAGTATTACAACATTATTCAAGATGTATTATCTACAATCAATGGGACATTTACTGTAGAAGAAACAATTTTGAATAATTTAAAGAATAAGTCTACTGCTGCAAACAAGCAAGCTTTAGAAAAAACCGAGAGTTTGATGGCTGCTAAAATTTCAAAAGTGGTATTTTCAGCTTGGGGTAAATTTTCAAAAATTGGGAAAAAGGAAATCATTGTTTCAACCGATATTGATCCAGAAGGTAGGAGTTATTTAGAACTTCGTCTTAAAGAAGGTGTAGATACTTTCTCAATATCAGAAAGAAGTCTTGGTTTTAGGTGGTTTTTTACTTTCCTTCTTTTTACTGAGTTTAGAAAAGAAAGAATTTCAAGTTCTGGGGAAATACTTTTTCTATTGGATGAGCCAGCTTCAAATCTACATTCAACTGCTCAGAAGAATCTGTTGAGTACATTTAGTGAGATCACAAAGAAATCAAAGTTAATTTATACGACCCATAGTCATCATCTAATTAATCCAGAATGGTTATCTGGAGCGTACATTGTTCGAAATAAGGCGTTAAATTATAATGATGAGGTAAGTTTTGATGCTTCACAAACTGATGTTGAAGCAATACAGTACAAAAAATTTGTCGCAGAAAATCCTTCAGACGCTGCTTATTTTCAGCCTATTCTGGATGTGCTCGAATATCAACCTGGTCTATTAGAAGAGGTGCCTCCAATAATTATAACTGAAGGGAAAAATGATTATTATTCGCTTAAGTACATCTGCAAAGTTATTTTAAAATTACAGAATTTTAATTTTTATCCAGGAACAGGTGCAAGTAAATTAGATCAACCAATTGCTCTGTATGTATCATGGGGTAGAAATTTCGTTGGTTTATTAGATGCAGATAAGGAAGGAAAGTTACAAAAGAAAAGATATTTAAAAGAGTTTGGTGTCGATATTCATAATCGAATATTCGATTTAAGTGACATAGATATTTCTTTTGATAAGTGCTCTTGTGAAGAACTGTTTAGTAAAACAGAAAAACTTGGAATCACTAAGTATTTTGATCCAAAGTCCACAGTTTATGAAAAATCAAAATTCAATAGTGGGATTCAAATGCTTTTGGCTGAAAATAAGGAGTTTGAAATTTCGAATGAAACTAAAAATAAATTCTTGAAAATCTTTAATTTTCTTTCAGAAAAAATTAATTAA
- a CDS encoding N-6 DNA methylase — protein MSIDKTQFVTPTQLAKMLGISRIAIHQKIKKGEIKAENIGDPSKPTYLIPMSSLSEDIQNRISEQQKSVTKKVLDKNHHHDLSFEKELWMAADKLRGNVDVSEYKNIVLGLLFLKYISDSFYKRREVLADLTKDPKNEDFYVPTEEARKAILETKDFYTSEGVFYVPEKSRWEFLQTKTMSSDLGKILDTAMELIEKDNPVQLENVLPRVYTKVNLDHTVLGELVNIFSQISFDHDFDREKDILGRIYEYFLGQFASSEGKRGGEFFTPRSIVKLLTEILEPYENARVADFACGSGGMFVSMGEYLRDHKMDPSKLSISGQESNQTTLRLCKMNLAIRGLSGKIELGNTYYKDMFPHLQADFLIANPPFNAEWDPSKLSDNDPRIFLGIPPSGNANFLWVQHFTHHLAPNGQAGFVMPNGALAVSGKEGELRQKLIEADLVDVIISCPSKLFYNVSLPVSLWFLSKNKGGDRFRKRSGETLFIDARDTFEQISRKQVVFNEKNIKKITDTVKAWREESGVEKYEDISGFCKSANLEEIKKNGYVLTPGRYVGLADVEDDGISFEEKMQKLSVELRDAFANGRELEKQIENNLKELGF, from the coding sequence ATGTCAATCGATAAAACACAATTTGTAACTCCTACACAACTCGCAAAGATGTTGGGTATTAGTCGTATAGCCATTCACCAAAAGATCAAAAAAGGTGAAATTAAGGCTGAAAATATAGGAGACCCCTCTAAACCAACATATTTGATCCCAATGTCTTCTCTTTCAGAAGATATACAGAACCGTATTAGTGAACAGCAAAAAAGCGTCACTAAAAAGGTTTTAGATAAGAATCATCACCACGACCTTAGTTTTGAAAAAGAACTTTGGATGGCGGCAGATAAATTGCGAGGCAATGTGGATGTGTCAGAGTACAAGAATATTGTTCTCGGTCTTCTCTTTTTGAAATATATATCTGATTCATTCTATAAACGAAGAGAAGTTCTTGCTGATCTGACAAAAGATCCAAAAAACGAAGACTTTTATGTTCCTACTGAAGAAGCACGAAAAGCGATTCTTGAAACAAAAGACTTCTATACATCAGAAGGGGTTTTCTATGTGCCAGAAAAATCTCGTTGGGAATTTTTGCAAACAAAAACAATGAGTTCTGATCTTGGAAAAATTCTTGATACTGCAATGGAACTCATCGAAAAGGATAATCCAGTTCAACTTGAAAATGTTCTTCCTCGTGTATATACCAAAGTAAACCTTGACCATACTGTTCTTGGAGAACTTGTAAATATCTTTTCACAAATTTCTTTTGACCATGATTTTGATCGTGAGAAAGATATTCTTGGTCGTATCTATGAATACTTCCTAGGTCAGTTTGCTTCATCTGAAGGAAAACGTGGAGGGGAATTTTTTACCCCTAGATCAATTGTTAAGCTTCTTACAGAAATACTTGAGCCGTATGAAAATGCTCGTGTAGCAGACTTTGCTTGTGGTAGTGGGGGCATGTTTGTATCTATGGGTGAATATCTACGAGATCACAAGATGGATCCTTCAAAACTTTCTATCAGTGGACAAGAAAGTAATCAAACAACACTTCGTTTATGTAAAATGAATCTTGCTATTCGTGGTCTCTCAGGAAAGATTGAACTTGGAAATACTTATTACAAAGATATGTTTCCTCATCTCCAGGCAGATTTTTTAATTGCAAATCCTCCGTTTAATGCAGAATGGGATCCTTCAAAACTTTCTGATAATGATCCAAGAATCTTTCTTGGGATACCCCCAAGTGGAAATGCAAACTTCCTCTGGGTACAGCACTTTACTCACCACCTTGCTCCAAATGGTCAAGCTGGATTTGTTATGCCTAATGGTGCATTAGCTGTATCTGGTAAAGAAGGAGAGCTTCGTCAAAAACTTATAGAAGCAGATTTGGTTGATGTAATAATTTCTTGTCCATCAAAACTTTTTTACAACGTATCACTTCCTGTATCTCTCTGGTTTCTATCAAAAAACAAAGGTGGTGACCGTTTTCGAAAACGATCTGGAGAAACTTTGTTTATTGATGCTCGAGATACGTTTGAACAGATTTCACGTAAGCAGGTAGTTTTTAATGAAAAAAATATTAAAAAAATAACAGATACTGTTAAAGCTTGGCGTGAAGAATCAGGTGTAGAAAAATATGAAGATATTTCTGGTTTTTGTAAATCAGCAAATTTGGAAGAAATAAAAAAGAATGGATACGTATTAACTCCGGGAAGATATGTTGGACTTGCTGATGTAGAAGATGATGGAATTTCATTTGAAGAAAAAATGCAAAAGCTTTCGGTGGAACTGAGAGATGCTTTTGCTAATGGTCGAGAGCTAGAGAAACAAATTGAAAATAATCTTAAAGAACTTGGATTTTAA